The stretch of DNA TGACACATCACTAAAATACACGTATGACACTACACAATTCTAAAATCACTACACTTTCCTTTAGTGAAATGATGGTTATGCGTAAGTTTATTATGGTATTTGTCAAGTTTGTTGCCATACCTGATACCTCCATTATCTTTTTCATGAGTTCTTAACCTCAgcaacatataataaaaaactaaatacAGGGAATGTTAAAAGTTTCAGTTCCTCCATACTGAACTAGTTATTAAATTACATTACAAGCAAGAGATTTGTACAATCTTAATACTCTATTCACAAGAAAAAGACACTATTTTGCATCTTCTTATACTACAAGCATGCAAGTTAAGGATTCAAGGTTGTTGTCTACATAATTCATATATGAATCCTATAATTGCCTCTCCTTGTGTGTAGATCAATTTGAAAACTTACTGAGGCACAGAGATAGAAGCACCACTCACATGTTCCTGCAAATGTGttgtgaagaagaaatcataagCTAAGTATAGTAATAGATTCAGGTTCTGGTTTTAGTTATTATTGATTCTCACCAATTTCAAAGAACTTTGGCTACCAGTTGGAGATGGTCCGGAGCTATGGCTGACTAGTACAGAATGTGTTGATTCATCAGCAAGTGTTCTTAATCTGTTTAGCTCAGGCAATATAACTTTAGCAAGATCAGGTCTGTCTTTTCTCCTTAGCTCAGAACATTTAAGAGCTAACTTAGCAAACTTTGCAGTGTCTTCCATTGGCCAATCAGGGACAGCTGGATCGAGTAAATCAGCCAACGTTCCTTTCTCTAGTGCTCTCTCAACATAATGAGTTAGACCCATAGGTGGTTTTGCTGTTATCAACTGTAAAAACATAATGCCGAGCGAGTAAATATCAGATTTTACACCCAACATTCCTGTTTGTTGGTACTCCGGGTCGATGTAACAGAATGTGCCAGCAGTTGAAGTCATGCGGTATTGCGTTACCGTGTCTGCAACTGATGGAGGGACTAACCTAGCTAAACCAACATCAGATATCTTACAGACAAAGTTACGGTCTAGTAAGATGTTTCCTGGTTTGAGATCACGGTGAACTAGAGGTTCTGGTTTAGCCTGGTGCAAGAACAACAGTCCAGTGCCTATCTCTGCAGCAATTATATACCTCATCTGCCATGAAAGAGGTGGGCTGTTTCCTAATCTGAAAAGACGGTCTTCTAAGCTCCCGTTTGCCATGAACTCATATACTAAACATCCGCATTCCGGACAAGCCCCAAGAAGTAGAACCATGTTAGGATGCCTAATGCAGCTCAATACCTCAACCTGTGTTTCAAATTTTGATCGAACAAACTctaaaatgagaaaagaaaaaaaaagtatataaggAGAAAGAGATGTATATGTTTTATTACAGGAAGTACTCCCTCACCTCTTGTTGAAATTGTGATCTTCCTTGAGCTGCATCAGGACGAAGAACTTTAACAGCAACTGGTGTGTGATCAAGATAACATTTGTAGACAGGTCCATAACCACCTTCTCCAATCTTGTATTTCTCAGCAAAAAACTCTGTTGCACTCTCAATCTCTTCAATGGAATACTTCCTATACCTGACATCCGAGTTTGCTAAAGCGGTAAGggcctttgttttctcttcagACTCCTTGAGAGCTTTCATTTCCGCATTAACTCTCTTCTTAGACTCTAATTCAGCAATCCTTTGAGCTGCTTCAGCTGCCTCCATAGCTGCTTTCGActttgctttctctttctctgcaaTGGCCAACGCTGCTTCNNNNNNNNNNNNNNNNNNNNNNNNNNNNNNNNNNNNNNNNNNNNNNNNNNNNNNNNNNNNNNNNNNNNNNNNNNNNNNNNNNNNNNNNNNNNNNNNNNNNNNNNNNNNNNNNNNNNNNNNNNNNNNNNNNNNNNNNNNNNNNNNNNNNNNNNNNNNNNNNNNNNNNNNNNNNNNNNNNNNNNNNNNNNNNNNNNNNNNNNNNNNNNNNNNNNNNNNNNNNNNNNNNNNNNNNNNNNNNNNNNNNNNNNNNNNNNNNNNNNNNNNNNNNNNNNNNNNNNNNNNNNNNNNNNNNNNNNNNNNNNNNNNNNNNNNNNNNNNNNNNNNNNNNNNNNNNNNNNNNNNNNNNNNNNNNNNNNNNNNNNNNNNNNNNNNNNNNNNNNNNNNNNNNNNNNNNNNNNNNNNNNNNNNNNNNNNNNNNNNNNNNNNNNNNNNNNNNNNNNNNNNNNNNNNNNNNNNNNNNNNNNNNNNNNNNNNNNNNNNNNNNNNNNNNNNNNNNNNNNNNNNNNNNNNNNNNNNNNNNNNNNNNNNNNNNNNNNNNNNNNNNNNNNNNNNNNNNNNNNNNNNNNNNNNNNNNNNNNNNNNNNNNNNNNNNNNNNNNNNNNNNNNNNNNNNNNNNNNNNNNNNNNNNNNNNNNNNNNNNNNNNNNNNNNNNNNNNNNNNNNNNNNNNNNNNNNNNNNNNNNNNNNNNNNNNNNNNNNNNNNNNNNNNNNNNNNNNNNNNNNNNNNNNNNNNNNNNNNNNNNNNNNNNNNNNNNNNNNNNNNNNNNNNNNNNNNNNNNNNNNNNNNNNNNNNNNNNNNNNNNNNNNNNNNNNNNNNNNNNNNNNNNNNNNNNNNNNNNNNNNNNNNNNNNNNNNNNNNNNNNNNNNNNNNNNNNNNNNNNNNNNNNNNNNNNNNNNNNNNNNNNNNNNNNNNNNNNNNNNNNNNNNNNNNNNNNNNNNNNNNNNNNNNNNNNNNNNNNNNNNNNNNNNNNNNNNNNNNNNNNNNNNNNNNNNNNNNNNNNNNNNNNNNNNNNNNNNNNNNNNNNNNNNNNNNNNNNNNNNNNNNNNNNNNNNNNNNNNNNNNNNNNNNNNNNNNNNNNNNNNNNNNNNNNNNNNNNNNNNNNNNNNNNNNNNNNNNNNNNNNNNNNNNNNNNNNNNNNNNNNNNNNNNNNNNNNNNNNNNNNNNNNNNNNNNNNNNNNNNNNNNNNNNNNNNNNNNNNNNNNNNNNNNNNNNNNNNNNNNNNNNNNNNNNNNNNNNNNNNNNNNNNNNNNNNNNNNNNNNNNNNNNNNNNNNNNNNNNNNNNNNNNNNNNNNNNNNNNNNNNNNNNNNNNNNNNNNNNNNNNNNNNNNNNNNNNNNNNNNNNNNNNNNNNNNNNNNNNNNNNNNNNNNNNNNNNNNNNNNNNNNNNNNNNNNNNNNNNNNNNNNNNNNNNNNNNNNNNNNNNNNNNNNNNNNNNNNNNNNNNNNNNNNNNNNNNNNNNNNNNNNNNNNNNNNNNNNNNNNNNNNNNNNNNNNNNNNNNNNNNNNNNNNNNNNNNNNNNNNNNNNNNNNNNNNNNNNNNNNNNNNNNNNNNNNNNNNNNNNNNNNNNNNNNNNNNNNNNNNNNNNNNNNNNNNNNNNNNNNNNNNNNNNNNNNNNNNNNNNNNNNNNNNNNNNNNNNNNNNNNNNNNNNNNNNNNNNNNNNNNNNNNNNNNNNNNNNNNNNNNNNNNNNNNNNNNNNNNNNNNNNNNNNNNNNNNNNNNNNNNNNNNNNNNNNNNNNNNNNNNNNNNNNNNNNNNNNNNNNNNNNNNNNNNNNNNNNNNNNNNNNNNNNNNNNNNNNNNNNNNNNNNNNNNNNNNNNNNNNNNNNNNNNNNNNNNNNNNNNNNNNNNNNNNNNNNNNNNNNNNNNNNNNNNNNNNNNNNNNNNNNNNNNNNNNNNNNNNNNNNNNNNNNNNNNNNNNNNNNNNNNNNNNNNNNNNNNNNN from Camelina sativa cultivar DH55 chromosome 9, Cs, whole genome shotgun sequence encodes:
- the LOC104713888 gene encoding U-box domain-containing protein 34-like, whose protein sequence is MEAAEAAQRIAELESKKRVNAEMKALKESEEKTKALTALANSDVRYRKYSIEEIESATEFFAEKYKIGEGGYGPVYKCYLDHTPVAVKVLRPDAAQGRSQFQQEVEVLSCIRHPNMVLLLGACPECGCLVYEFMANGSLEDRLFRLGNSPPLSWQMRYIIAAEIGTGLLFLHQAKPEPLVHRDLKPGNILLDRNFVCKISDVGLARLVPPSVADTVTQYRMTSTAGTFCYIDPEYQQTGMLGVKSDIYSLGIMFLQLITAKPPMGLTHYVERALEKGTLADLLDPAVPDWPMEDTAKFAKLALKCSELRRKDRPDLAKVILPELNRLRTLADESTHSVLVSHSSGPSPTGSQSSLKLEHVSGASISVPQ